In Chrysoperla carnea chromosome 2, inChrCarn1.1, whole genome shotgun sequence, the following proteins share a genomic window:
- the LOC123293674 gene encoding uncharacterized protein LOC123293674 translates to MLNLKKILILFFTLFIVFENATSERKTEMKKLMLEYNAAIMKEWQKVDAVCRDQSGFNFTFDNQLTLVEQIKKGSESAICFGECALIEFGIIEDESHINPVKLLKMIPSNWRNGDFKDKIDLLMDKCDLKTEKDKSCSLGSTTINCLTTFSEIIETMPMANITKLIQGFMNADKINK, encoded by the exons atgttgaatttaaaaaaaatattaattctattttttacattatttattgtttttgaaaatgctaCCAGTGAAAGAAAAACTGAGATG aaaaaattaatgctagAATACAATGCAGCAATCATGAAAGAATGGCAGAAGGTAGATGCAGTATGCAGAGACCAATCAGGATTTAATTTTACCtttg ataATCAGTTAACTTTagttgaacaaattaaaaaaggatCTGAATCGGCAATATGTTTTGGTGAATGTGCCCTAATTGAATTTGGAATT attGAAGATGAAAGTCATATCAAtcctgtaaaattattaaaaatgatacctAGTAACTGGAGAAATGGTGATTTTAaggataaaattgatttattaatggACAAATGTGATCTCAAAa CTGAAAAAGACAAAAGTTGTTCACTAGGTTCCACAACTATTAACTGTTTAACTACCTTTTCTGAAatt attgAAACAATGCCAATGGCaaacataacaaaattaatccaAGGATTTATGAAcgcagataaaataaataagtga
- the LOC123292733 gene encoding uncharacterized protein LOC123292733 encodes MYSGTIYYFLTMCLVSLIGIQETCGGMMQNVRQHKEKWATARANCQNSTQDNSLKSRNLQGIIQLAQTGGENALCYFYCLLTELNVITNDNKLNTENAETVMEGINDNNVKSRISSLVQSCSSAVNENTSTERCAIAQIIIDCTSNAVKQIPGSMLLFLSNIFN; translated from the exons atgtattcaggaacaatatattattttctaacaatgTGTCTTGTGTCTCTAATTGGGATACAAGAAACGTGCGGTGGTATG atgcAAAATGTACGACAACATAAAGAAAAATGGGCAACGGCACGCGCTAATTGTCAAAATTCGACACAAGACAATTCGCTTAAAAGtc gaaaCTTACAAGGCATTATACAATTAGCTCAAACTGGTGGTGAAAATgctttatgttatttttactgTCTTTTAACTGAATTAAAtgtt ataacaaatgataataaattgaataccGAAAATGCCGAAACTGTGATGGAAGGTATAAATGACAATAATGTGAAATCCCGAATAAGTAGTCTAGTTCAAAGTTGTAGCAGTGCTG TAAACGAAAATACATCAACCGAAAGATGTGCTATAGCGCAGATAATAATTGATTGTACGTCAAATGCAGTTAAACAG ATTCCAGGATCAATGCTCTTATttctaagtaatatttttaattag
- the LOC123293655 gene encoding uncharacterized protein LOC123293655, which produces MSYRSIIRCFSLHKILSQRQPGITFRAGKHSTPPSKGGAAAPSPLPKSAAPSTKVVQAGPVIEDYMLPARYRRALISEDEIEYINRGGPA; this is translated from the exons atgtCGTACCGATCGATAATTCGGTGTTTCTCACTACATAAGATATTATCCCAAAGACAACCTGGAATCACTTTCAGAGCTGGAAAACATTCAACTCCACCATCTAAAGGG GGTGCGGCTGCTCCATCTCCATTACCTAAG AGTGCTGCACCATCTACTAAAGTAGTTCAAGCAGGTCCAGTTATTGAAGATTATATGTTACCTGCTCGATATCGTCGAGCACTTATTAGTGAAGATGAAATTGAATACATCAATCGAGGTGGTCCCGCTTAA